A window from Heteronotia binoei isolate CCM8104 ecotype False Entrance Well chromosome 15, APGP_CSIRO_Hbin_v1, whole genome shotgun sequence encodes these proteins:
- the LOC132584421 gene encoding uncharacterized protein LOC132584421, with protein MPQIVPKRKAPGVDFCGMMGNYYIVRSDLGCYMKSSDLNEGKDLEVFSLHNSCQGGDHYLACDENNGSFCIIKGNNYRRVSNMNTDADAAVYSLHPSCQGGDHYLYVFRAFCIIFQDRGVYRSVSNLNTGEHAVEYTLCPECRNGLYYWGIGLFYCFIKPQDEWGIQYCKYRCIGGRQDAVTNAVYMPWITANVLSWFNGTFSFHGSVVPFLPGGLAINEGPAFGRWEAIKTISNDSNSPIRWSKKITRKVGYNKMMMNSVEHNWKISMSASYQSGALVEAIAKYQFSLSAEYGGSAVQTHREDWSEATEVEESIEVTLQPRSQLYVWQYQLGFGNEPVLFCRDMKFTDASTPPATVPLQPMLDCTVGSKSSAFVSQKSY; from the coding sequence ATGCCTCAAATAGTCCCCAAGAGGAAAGCTCCAGGAGTCGATTTCTGTGGGATGATGGGCAATTATTACATTGTCCGTTCCGACCTGGGCTGCTACATGAAGTCAAGTGATTTGAATGAGGGCAAGGACCTGGAAGTGTTCAGCCTGCACAATTCTTGCCAGGGGGGAGATCATTACTTGGCCTGTGATGAGAACAACGGCTCATTCTGCATCATCAAAGGAAACAACTATCGCCGTGTCTCTAACATGAACACAGATGCTGATGCTGCCGTGTACAGTCTTCACCCCTCCTGTCAAGGAGGGGATCATTACCTCTACGTCTTCAGAGCCTTCTGCATTATTTTCCAGGACAGAGGCGTTTACCGCAGCGTCTCTAATCTGAACACAGGTGAACATGCTGTCGAATATACCCTTTGCCCAGAGTGCCGGAATGGCCTTTATTACTGGGGTATTGGTCTTTTCTACTGCTTTATAAAACCTCAAGATGAATGGGGGATCCAGTACTGTAAGTACCGCTGTATTGGTGGAAGACAAGATGCTGTTACAAATGCTGTCTATATGCCTTGGATCACTGCTAACGTCCTTTCTTGGTTTAATGGTACCTTTTCCTTCCATGGGAGTGTGGTCCCCTTTCTCCCTGGAGGGCTGGCCATTAATGAAGGTCCAGCTTTTGGGAGATGGGAGGCCATCAAGACAATCTCCAATGACTCCAACAGTCCTATCAGATGGAGCAAGAAGATCACGAGGAAGGTGGGATACAACAAGATGATGATGAACAGTGTGGAGCACAACTGGAAAATCAGCATGAGTGCCTCCTATCAGTCAGGAGCCCTTGTTGAAGCCATTGCCAAGTACCAGTTCTCCCTCTCTGCCGAATATGGGGGAAGCGCTGTGCAAACCCACCGGGAAGACTGGAGCGAGGCCACGGAGGTGGAAGAATCTATTGAAGTGACCCTGCAGCCCAGAAGCCAGCTGTATGTATGGCAATACCAGCTGGGCTTTGGCAATGAGCCTGTCTTGTTCTGCCGTGACATGAAGTTTACAGATGCTTCCACTCCGCCCGCAACTGTTCCTCTGCAACCAATGCTAGACTGCACTGTTGGGAGCAAAAGTTCTGCTTTTGTGAGCCAAAAGAGCTACTAG